GCGGAAGTCCATGTTCGCAGTCCCTACAGAAGCAATTTCTCCGTCAACAATCAATGTTTTTGCATGAATGAACCCATTATCATAAATGAATATTTTTGCTCCTGTTTCCATTAATTCACCGGCGTAGTTAGTTGTTGCTCGGTAGACAAACGCATGGTCAGGTTTATTAGGAATCATCACACGAACATCCACTCCAGAAAGCGCCGCAATTTTGATGGCTTCAAGCAAACTCGCATCTGGAATAAAATAAGGAGATTGTAAGTATATTGTTTTTTTTGCTGCGTTAATCATTTTAATGTAGCCATTCTTAATTTGTTGCCATTCAGAATCTGGACCACTAGATACGATTTGCATGCTAGTATGCCCTTTCCCATGAAATGTCGGGAAATATCTTGCTTTGTAATCAATTTTATTCGTGGCAGATGCAGAATTCCAGTCCATAATAAAACGAGTTTGCATTGCATAAACTGCCTTGCCATGCACACGAAGATGCGTATCACGCCAGTAACCGAATTTTTTGGACAAACCTAAATATTCATCACCAATGTTGAAGCCACCAATATAACCAATATCACCATCTATGATTGCTAACTTTCGATGATTCCGATAGTTAAGTCGGAAATTAATGAGCGGCAACTTTGATGGGAAAAACGGCCTAACAAATCCACCATTTTCTTCAAACGTACGGAAAAATGATTTTTTCGTTGTCCGCGAGCCCATTGCATCATAAATTATTTTTACATTCAATCCTTCTGCAGCTTTCCTCTCTAACACTCGCATCAATCGATTTCCAAGTTCATCGGAATGGAAAATATAATAAATAATATGTATGTGATCTTTCGCTTTTTCTATGTCAGCAATAAGCGCATCAAATTTTTCATAACCATCCACATAAAGATCAACTTCATTATCTTGTGTTAAAATCGCCCCATCATTTACAAGTAGTAAGTAAATTAAATCACGATGTTTCTTCACATTTGGATCACTAAATGGAAATTCTTTTTGACGAATCATTTCTATTTGGTTTGCCGTTGATTCCTGAATACCGATTTTTTCTTGTCCCTTCCAATCAAAAATCTTCTTCCCAGATAATTTTCTACCAAAAATCAAGTAAATAATAAACCCAAATATTGGAACAAAAGTTAGGACTAGTAACCATGCCCAAGTTGCCGATGTATCACGTCTTTCTAAGAATACTGTCATTGCTGCAAAGAATACATTCAAAATTAGTAAAATCACTAATAAATAAGCTAACAGCCCCATTATGTTCCCCCTTTTCCTACACAAACTGATAGTAGTATCATATCATAAAATCATCATTTAGCCTATCACCGTTCGTTTTTTTACAGTAAGAAACCACTGACTCTCCATCAGTGGTTTCTTGGTTAAATATATGGAGCCGGGTCAATTGGCACACCGTTTTGATGGATTTCAAAATGAAGATGTTGCCCAGTCGATTGTCCAGTTGAACCCATTATGCCAATTGGTTGTCCTTGTGAAACTTGTTGACCAGCAACTACTTTCAAACTACCAGCTCGCATGTGTCCGTATAGTGTTTGGAAGCCGTTTCCGTGATCAATTTTGACGACATAACCATAACCACCAAAGCCACTACCAGATGCACCAAATCCTGAGAAAACAACAGTACCTGATGCTGCGGCTGATACTGTTACTGCCCCACCAGCTGCAATATCTTGACCTTTATGTGATTCATGCTGACCAGTTACAGGATTAGTACGGTCACTAAATCCAGATGTTAAAATTCCAGACGCTGGTTTAATAAATTGTCCCCCACCCGAACTTACATGACTTGGTGCACTGGCTGTTTCGGAGCTTGGCGCTTGGGCAACAGTAGTTTGACTTTGGCTGGATTTTTCGGCTTTAGCTTTAGCTGTTGCTTCTTGAATTCGTTTTTCTTCTGCTGCTTTAAGTGCTGCTTCTTGTTTAGCTTTTTCTCCAGCAATATTTGATGCCAGTTTTTTCTCTTCAGCTGTTAGAGAGCCTTGTTCACTAGCTAGTAATGACTGCTCAGTTTTAGTTAAATCTTTTTTGTTAGCAAGCGCCATGACTAGATCATTTTTTTCTTCTTTTTGACTTTCCATGTTGTTTTTAGAAACTTCTAAATCAACAGCAAGTTCTCTTAAGTTCTCTAATTTTTTTTGGGAACTACCTTCTGCGACCTTTAATTTATCTTGGTCATCTTTTTGATCTTGCATAATATTTTGGTCAGCGTTTACCATAGCTGATACAACAGTTACACGATCAACAAGTTCTTTAAAGTCACCAGCTTCAAAAATCATATCTAAGTAGGCGGTCGCTGTTCCAGATTTTTGAATAGCTCTTGCACGATTATCGAGTACCTCTTGCCGTTCTCTAATATCATTTCGCAATTTCTCAATATCTTTTTTTAATTGCTTTAGTTTCTTATTTTCAGACTCGACTTTATTTTCTTGTGCTTTTAACTTCTTATTCGTTTCATCAATGCTCTTTAAAAGCGCATCTAATTGTTTAGATGCATCTTGTTCTTCATTTTCTAAATCAGCTATTTCCGAATTTTTCGTATCTATATTTTTATCTATCTCTGATTTTTTTTGCTCGATTTCATTTTGTCGCTTTTGCATGTCACCAATTGAATCTGCTTGTACACTAAGTGGTGTAGAAACAATTAATAAGCTTAGTATTACTAATACCCCATATTTTTTGAACATAATAAGCTCCTTTTCTATTTTCGATATTATTAGGAACTTCTTAGTCTGTCATTAAGTTATCCTGTTTATTCCCTTTACCATATAAAAAAGCACCTTTGCTTATAAACGACAAAGGTGCTTTTTAACTTTTCAATAATTATTAAAAGCTAGCTACGCGACCATACCCTACAAGATATTTAGCCCAGTAACCACTAGTAATGTTGTCATATTTAACGCCATTGTTTTGCGCATTAATCATTTGACCACCACCAACATAAATCCCAACATGAGCAATTCCTCCACCATAGTTGAAGAATACTAAGTCACCTGGTTTTGCTTGGCTAGCACTTACTTTAGAAGCTGCTGCATATTGAGCACCAGAAGTTCTTGGAAGAGAGATACCAGCTGCACGGAAAGCGTAAGAAGTGAATCCAGAGCAATCAAATGCGCTTGGTCCAGTAGCTCCAAGGCTATAAGGTTTGCCAAGTTGCGCTTGTGCTGCAGAAATCATTGCCGAATATCCGCTACCAGATGGAGCAGGAGTACTTGGTGTTTCGTTACTGCTACTATTGTTATTTGATGAAGTAGATGATGTATTTTTACTTGAAGCTTTTGATTCATTAGATGAAGCATTTGCATTAGTTGTTGTTGCTTTTTCTTCTTGACCAACATTAGAAGATGTAGCTTCACGTAATGCAGTTGCACGAGCTGCTGCTTCTTTCGCTGCTTTATCACGTTCGCTTACTAGGCTAGCTTTTGCATTTTCAGCACTTGCTTGATCAGAAGCTAGTTGAGCAACGATTGCTTCTTTTTCAGCTTTTTGTGCTTCAATTTTATTTTGTTGTGCTTCATAATCATGGATAGCAGTTGCTTGTTCTTCTTGCTTTTTCTTTACTGCAGCTTGTTTTGTTTTCAATGCTTTTTCGTCTTTTTGTTGATCATCTAAAATTGATTTATCAGATTCAACTAATTGGTTCACTGCGGAAACACGACCGACTAAATCAGAAAGGTTCTCTGCATCTAAAACTACTTCAAGGTATGCGTTCGAGTTAGAAGTTTTTTGCATCGCACGAGCACGATCTTTTAAAACTGATTCACGCTCTTTAATACGTTCATTGATATCTTTAATATCTTGGTTAAGTTGTTTTAGTTCTTTGCCTGTTTTATCGAAGTCTGCTTGTAAAGATTTAGCCTTTTCTTGCGCTTTTTCAAGATCAGCTACCAAACCAGAAAGATCTGATTGTAAATCTGTTTTTTTAGACTTAATGTCATTGATTTTTTTGTCTTGGTTTTGGATGTCTGTATTCACGTCTGCAAAAACATTAGTAGTAAAAGCCGGCGTTAAACTGATAACTGCTGCGAGTGAAACCGCAATAAACGTATTCTTTTTCAAAAAGTTTACCTCCTAAAAAGCTCCCTAGCTTTTCTTTTAGTTTATTTTTATTTCAAGTGATTTTTAAATGTTAGACTTTCAAGAATCTCCGGATAGAGATTACGCTACCCCAAATCCCAATCAGTACGCCGATTGCAATAATCAAGCCACTAATTTGATAGGCAAACGGTGTTGGTGGTAAAAGTGAAAGTGAACTAGTCACTAATTTAGGATTTATCAGATTGTATACATTAACATAGCCTACAAATGTTAACACAACCGGGACAATCGAACCAATCAAGCCTAGCCATGCTCCTTCTAAAACGAAAGGCCAGCGTATGAACCAGTTGGTCGCTCCTACCAATTTCATAATTTCAATTTCTCTTCTACGGGAGAAAATCGCAATCTTAATGGTGTTTGATATTAAGAACATTGCTGTTAATAACAAACCAATGCTTAGTATGATACCAGCATATCGTCCCCATTTCAATGTATCAAACAACTTATCGACTGTTTTCTCGCCATACTCTACATTATCTACGTACTGTAATTTTTCGATTTTCTGAGCAATTGCTTTCGTTTGCGTTGGCTCTTTTGCCTCCACAACGAAAACGTCGTATAGTGGATTATCTTGTTTAAACAATTCGAAGTTTTTGCCGTATGCACCAACTAATTTCTTCAATTCATCATCCTTTGAAGAAAAAGTGACGCTATCAACTCCATCAATCTTCTCAATGTTTTTCTCAAGTTCTTGCTGCTGTTTCTTGTCTGCGCTTAGAGAAATATGTACGTTAATTTGTACATTGTTTTCTACATCTGTTGCAAGCTTGTTCATGTTGATCAATATTGCAAAAAACACGCTGACTAAGATAAGTGTAACTGTTACTGCACTTGCTGCTGCAAAGGTCATCCAACCATTCCGGTAAAGACTTTTAAAACTTTCTCTTATGTGTCTTCCTATTGTCCTAAATTTCATAACCATATTCTCCTTGCTGCTCATCACGAACGATTCGACCATTTTCGATAGCTATTACCCGATGCTTCAATGTGTTTACAATTTCTTTATTATGGGTAGCCATTACTATAGTCGTTCCGCGATTGCTTATTTCCTCAAGGATGTTCATGATTTCCCATGAAGTATCAGGATCCAGGTTTCCGGTCGGCTCATCTGCTATTAATACTTTAGGCATATTTGCAATGGAGCGGGCAATGGATATCCGCTGTTGCTCACCACCGGAAAGTTCATCCGGCAACATTCTTACCTTATGCTTAAGGTTGACTAAATCAAGCACTTCCATAACACGTTCTTTAATTACAGACGGCTCAGTTTCAACCACTTCCATCGCATAAGCAATGTTTTCATACACTGTTTTGCTTTGAAGCAATTTGTAATCTTGGAAAACCACGCCTACGTTACGACGTAAATATGGAATTTCTCGATTTTTCATATTGATCAAATCAAATTTGTCTACGATGATTTTGCCTTTCGTTGCTCGTTCTTCTCTGTAAATCATTTTAATAAAGGTTGATTTACCAGCGCCACTAGGTCCCACAACATAAACAAATTCCCCTTCACCAATGTTAATATTTAATCCATTAGCGGCTGTTATACCATTGGGGTATTTCTTATACACATCTTCCATTAATATCATTTTATCACCTTACTATGCCTTTCTGCTGAGTTACATTTTAGGTAATGCATGGTAACCATGAAGATGTACTGTTTGTGGACACAAAATTAAACTCACAACATAAGCTTAATTATACCATGACAGTTTTTCATCTATAGGTTAATTACATTACATTTATATTTCAGGGTATGACAATATTTCCATTATTGTAATAGGAATTTCGCTTATAGCCACAATTTCCTTTTTTTAGTTGAATTTGTATTGACAAAAATAAAAAAGCACCGTCATCGGTCTTTTCCACTGCTAACATTGTAACTTGTTTTTACCCTAATTAACATTACAGGTAGATTAAAAATCATTACAGTTATCTTCACCGGAATAGACCAATTGTACTAAAACACCTTGAACACAACTAATACAGGAAAATTAATTGTCATCAAACTGTCAAAAAAAGCAGAAAAAACTACTACACTGAGGCAAAAAAGTCTCCATGTAGTAGTTTTTTTAAGATGTAAATCCTTCACCCATAACCTCGCTGGCGCTCATCACAACAACAAATGCTTCTGGATCAATTTCTTTGATAACTTCTTTTAATCTTGAAAATTCACTTTGGGCAATTACACATAATAAAATTTGTTTATCATCTTCTGTGTACCCGCCTTTAGCCGAAAGACGTGTGATTCCTCGATCAATTTTGAAAAGGATTGCCTGTCTAATTGCCTCTTGGTTTTCAGAAATTATAAATACGGTTTTAGATTGATTTAACCCTACTTGAACTAGGTCAATTGTTTTACTTGTAGCAAAAAGACCAATAAGCGCATAAAGCCCAGATTCAATATCAAATACAAACATCGCCGAAATGACGACAAAACCGTCAATTAAAGCTACACAAATCCCTAATGTTAAGTGGGAATATTTGTGTAAAATTTGAGCAGCCACATCGGTTCCACCAGTCGAAGCTTTACCACGAAATACTATGCCAAGTCCCATTCCAACTAGAACACCACCGAACAATGCAGCAACTAATGGCTCGTGCGTCCAAGGCTCTAAATCTTGCGTTAAATAAACAAAAAATGGTAATAACATTGTACCAACAAATGTTTTCAAACCAAATTGGTATCCTAAAAAGAATAATCCTGCTAAAAATAGCGGAATATTAAATGCCCACTGAATAAATGCTGGATTCCAACCTGTTAAATAGTTGATTATAGTACTGATTCCGCTCACGCCACCTGAAGCAACGTGATTGGGTAAAAGTAAGACATTGAAAGCTAGCGCAATTAACGCAGCGCCGATAATAACATATAAATACTCGATTAATTTTGCCATTGTTGGGGATAGAGGCGTTTTTTTTCGTTTATTTACCATCTTTTATCCAATCCTAGAACGTAAATACGCATTAATAAAATCGTCTAAGTCTCCATCCATTACCGCTTGAATATTACCAGTTTCGTGATTTGTGCGATGATCTTTTACCATGGAGTAAGGATGGAAAACATAGGAACGAATTTGGCTTCCCCAACCAATTTCTTTTTGTTCTCCACGAATTTCTGCTAGTTCGCGCTCTTTTTCTTCTTGTTCTTTTTGATATAGCTTTGTTTTTAACATTTTCATTGCTTGATCACGGTTTTTAAGTTGTGACCGTTCAGATTGACAAGTAACCACAATCCCTGATGGAATATGTGTCATCCGAACTGCAGAGTCTGTTGTATTAATATGTTGCCCACCAGCTCCTGTTGCACGGTACGTATCAATTTTCAAGTCATCTGGTCGTACTTCGATTTCAATGTCATCATCTAGTTCTGGCATCACATCTACTGAAACAAATGAAGTATGACGACGCCCTGATGAATCAAACGGTGAAATACGTACAAGACGATGAACGCCTTTTTCTGCTTTTAAATAACCATATGCGTTGTGTCCTTTAACCAGTAAAGTTACGCTTTTAATTCCAGCTTCATCTCCAGCTTGGTAATCAAGCATTTCTACTTTGAAGCCTTTTTTTTCAGACCAACGTTGATACATTCGGAGTAACATCGAACCCCAGTCTTGAGATTCCGTTCCACCGGCACCTGGATGCAACTCTAAAATCGCATTATTCTTATCATACGGATCACTTAACATTAATTTTAATTCGAACTCATTGATAGTCGCCATATAAGCAGTAATATCTTTTTCTAATTCCGCTTGTAGATCTTCGTCCGCCTCTTCTTTTAAAAGTTCTAGGCTGATCTCCATGCTTTCTTGTTCTTCTTCTAAGGCATGAAAAGCTTGGTAAGTTTCTTTATAACCATTGGATTCATTGATTACTTTCTGCGCAACTTGCTGATCGTTCCAAAAATTCGGGTCTAACATTTGATCTTCTAACTCAGCAATTCGTACTTCCATGCTGTCTAAGTCAAAGAGACCCCCTAAAGTCTTTGATTTGCTGTGCTGTTTTTTCTAATTCATTACGAATTTCTGCTAATTCCATTATTAATTCCACCTTTTTTGAATTTACTTAAAAACTTTCATAGCAAAAAGCGCCTGCAAGACGGCGCTTTTTTAATTGTTTCAATCTATGCTTCTTTACCATGACAATTTTTATATTTTTTACCGCTACCACATGGGCATGGATCATTACGTCCAATATGTTGGTCTTTACGAATCGGCTGGCGCTTCGCTTCTGGTTTACCTTCTGCCGGATTAACAGCCTCCCCTTTAGCCACTTGCTCACGTTCAAGGTTTTGGCGAATTTCGGCTTTCATAATGTAACGAGCAACATCTTCATCGATAGAGGATACCATCGCTTCAAACATCTCGAAACCTTCTGATTGGTATTCACGAAGCGGATCAATTTGACCATATGCACGAAGATGAATTCCATCACGAAGGTGGTCCATCGCATCGATATGATCCACCCATTTCGTATCAACAACGCGAAGTAAAACAACTTTTTCAAATTCGTTAAATTCTTCTGGAGGTAATAGTGTTTCTTTTTCATCATATGCTGCTTTGACTTTATCTAAAATCAGATTTTGAATATCTTCACTTGTACGGTTTTGTAAATCTTCTAAAGTAATTGCGCCTTCTGGAAGTAAATTGGCATCAACATAATCAATAATGCCTTGTAAGTTCCAATCTTCCTCAGGTTCTCGGCTAGAAGCATTGCTAGAAACGATGAAATTCACTGTACGTTGAATCATTTGATCAATGATTTCACGCAAGCTGTTTTCTGCATTAATTACTTCATAACGTTGCTTATAGATAACTTCCCTTTGTTGGCGAAGTACATCATCATACTGTAGTACTTGTTTACGTGAATCAAAGTTGTTTCCTTCAACGCGTCTTTGTGCTGATTCCACTGCACGGCTAACCATCTTACTTTGAATTGCATCTTCTGCCATACCAAAGCGTTCCATCATGCTCTTCATGTTATCTGAACCAAAACGGCGCATAAGTTCGTCTTCCATAGAAAGATAGAATTGGGTCACCCCTGGATCACCTTGACGTCCAGCACGACCACGCAACTGGTTATCAATACGACGTGACTCATGTCGCTCTGTACCTATTACAGCTAAACCGCCAACTTCAATTGTACCTTCACCAAGTTTAATATCAGTACCACGACCAGCCATATTGGTCGCGATTACTACCGCACCTTTTTCACCAGCATGTTTAATAATATCTGCTTCACGTTCATGTTGTTTGGCATTCAGTACTTCATGTTTAATGCCTTTGCGTTTTAATTTGCTAGAAATAAGCTCAGATGTTTCAATTGCAACAGTACCAACAAGAACCGGTTGTCCTTTGGCATTTCGTTCTGCAATATCTTCCACCACAGCATTAAATTTCGCTTCAATTGTTGTAAAAATCAAATCCGGACGGTCGTCACGAATAATGACTTTATTGGTGGGGATTTCAATAACACGCATATTATAAATATCACGGAATTCTTCTTCTTCTGTTTTTGCAGTACCAGTCATCCCAGCAAGTTTTTTGTACATCCGGAAATAGTTTTGGAATGTGATTGTAGCCATTGTTTTAGATTCATTTTGAATTGTTACGCCTTCTTTTGCTTCTAAAGCCTGATGCAAACCTTCACTAAAACGACGGCCTTTCATAATACGACCAGTAAATTGATCAACAATTAGAACTTCATCATCTTGCGCTACATAATCAACATCTAAACTCATTGTATAATTCGCTTTAAGAGCTTGAGCGATATGGTGCAAAATAACCGTATTTTCTAAATCAAATAGGTTGTCTACATCAAAGTAGTTTTCCCCTTTCGTCATACCTTCTTCGGTTAATTGTACAGATTTAGTTTTCACATCAACTGTGTAATCTTCCTCTTCTGTCAAAGTACGAGCAAATGTGTTAGCACGAACATAAAGTATAGTTGATTTTTCAGCTTCCCCTGAAATGATTAGTGGAGTTCTTGCTTCATCGACCAAAATGGAATCGACTTCATCAATAACTGCAAAAGCAAGTGGGCGTTGCACCATTTCTTCTTTGTAAACAACCATGTTATCACGTAAATAATCAAATCCTAATTCATTATTTGTACTATAAGTGATATCACATGCGTATGCTTCACGTTTCTCTGCACTAGATAGCGCATTTAAATTTAATCCAACAGAAAGTCCAAGAAAATTATACAAAACCCCCATTTCTTCTGCATCACGATGTGCCAAGTACTCATTGACAGTAACAACGTGCACACCTTCACCAGATAGCGCATTTAAGTAAACTGGTAGTGTTGCTGTTAACGTTTTACCTTCACCAGTTTTCATTTCAGCAATATTACCTTCATGAAGAACTATCCCACCCATTAACTGTACTTTAAATGGATATAGTCCAAGGGCACGTTTCGCTCCCTCTCTGGCTACAGCAAATGCTTCTACCAATAAATCATCTAGTGTTTCACCTTTTTTAACACGCTCTTTAAACTCTACTGTTTTTTCACGTAGAGCCTCATCAGAAAGTGCCGCTGTTTCGTCAGCCAAAGCAATGATTTCATCTGCTTTTCTTTCCAAATATTTAACATCTTTTTTTCCTGATTCAAAAATCTTTTTCAATAGTCCTGCCATTTAAATTCTCCTCTACTGTTTTCGCTGTCTTCGCGCAGTTTCATCTATGATAACTTTCAGGAATTATCTTATTTTAAATATACAAACTAATTCTATCACTTATTAGATAAAATATACAACTGGTTATCTCTTTTTAATCAATAAAAAATAAAAAATGCCATAAATTCTTCATCTTAATAAAAAAATGGAGGCCAAAAACTGGCCCCCACCCTTATTTGTAAAATTAATTTGTTTCAATTAAACCATATTTTCCATCTTTACGAGAATATACAATATTGGTGCCATTAGTTTCAGCATCTGTGTAAACGTAAAAACTATGTCCCAGTAAATTCATTTGTAATACAGCTTCTTCACTGTCCATCGGTTTTAATGAAAATTGTTTTGTTCTCACTATTTCAAGATCAAAGTCACCTTCATTGTCTTCTGGTGGTGTACTGCCGTTTACATCAGAATATGCAAAGTAATCTCTTTCTGCACCTTTATCACGGAATTTACGATTTACTTTTGTTTTATGTTTACGGATTTGTCTTTCGAGTTTATCGACAATTAAATCAATGCTTGCATATAAATCTCCACTTGTTTCTTCTGCACGTAGCACAAGATTTGGGAGCGGAATAGTCACTTCAACTTTCGCATTTTTATCGGAATATACTTTTAGATTAACATGTACGTTTGCATCTGGTGTTTCCGTAAAATAACGTTCTAGTTTATCAATTTTCTTTTCAACGTAATCTCTAATCGGTTCTGTTACTTCAATATTTTCACCACGAATGTTGTACTTAAGCATAGCGATTCCTCCTTTGAAATAAAACAAATAATGATAAAGAAGAGTATTCTTCTTACTCTTAGTCTACGTGAAAACGACGTGTTTTGCAACCATTTGCACAAAGAGCTAAGAAGCACTATTCCACTTATCTTTATTTAGTATTTTATTCCACTAATCGCGCTCTGGCAAACCTCTTTTAGTAGATAAATCTCGACTATCTAAATATTGTTACAGCTGTTACTTGTTTAACTCCTACTTTTTTTAACTCTTGGGCTGCTAAATTGAGTGTACTGCCCGTGGTATAGATGTCATCAAAAAGAATAACCTTCGTTTGTTGGTATCTACCTTCTTTTTGCAGATAAAAGACTTGTTCTCTCTCCAAGCGTTCTTTTTTTGTTTTCTTAGACTGCTTTTCTGAATGATTTCTATCCAAAAGTTCTTCGTATTTGATACCTGCTTGTTTTAACATTCCGGTTGTTTGGTTAAAACCACGTTCTAATTTGCGCTCTGCACTTACAGGAATGGGAACAATAATCGCATCATCTTGAACCAAAAGCCTTTTAAGTTCATTATGAAAGATGGCACCTATTACATAATCACCTTGAAACTTGTATCTTCTCATATAGGCTTTTGCAAAGTCATTGTAACGGTATAATGACTTATTGTTATCTAGAAAGGATGACTTATATTGGCAGTCTAGACATATTTTATTGACCGATTCTTTGCTACAGAGTTCGCACAGTGGTCCTTCTAGCGGTTCAAAATTAGCAAAACATTTACTACAACAAATTGGTTTTGTCTCGAACAACCATTTCATATGCCACCCAACATCCACTTTTAGAGGTTGCAAGCATAATAAACAATTATTCATCAAGCATCCCCTCCACTATGCCTAGTTGGTTCATTTTCTCGATATGTCTGATAGCTTGATTCATTGGAGATGTTTTTCCATAATGAAAGAAACAAACATCCCCCGTTGGATGCGTCATCTTTCTTCCAGCTCGTCCAGAAATTTGAACAAGTGCTGCTTCTGTAAAAACTCTCTCTTCACTTCCAAAAACTGCAACTTGAACATTTGTAAACGTAACACCTCGTTCCAAAATAGTCGTAGTTAACAACAGCTGGATTGCCCCTTCTCGTAACCACGCTACCTTTTCTTTTCGCTCCTCATCTGCTGAGTGAACCGTTACCGGCCTTTCAAAACCATACATCATTAAAATATCTGCAAATTTATTCATAGCTTCAATTTCTGGAAAGAAAATTAATGCTGGTTGTTTTTTTGATTCAGCTATTTTTATCCATTCAATAAGTTTAGGAGATATTTTTCCTTTATCCAATCTTTTCTTCCAAGGTCCTATCCAGCACATTCTTGGTACAGGAAGCTTTCTTCGGTGGTAGCGTGCTGGTATTTTCACGAAATGTCGTTTACCACTTACGCATTCTTGTTGCCACTTTTCTTCAGGAGTTGCTGTGATTACAATAGTCGTGCCCTCTTTTTTTCTTGCTTTATTTACCGCATATTCTAAAAACGGATCTTTGGCAAATGGAAATGCATCTACTTCATCGATAAAAATCACCTGAAATGCATTGTAAAAACGAATCAACTGATGGGTCGTTGCTAAAACAAACTGTTCGCCTTGATATTTATCTTCCGAGTCTCCGTATAGACAAACTATTTCCACATCAGGAAAAACAGCTCTTAACCGGGGGTGTAATTCTAAGCAAACATCCACTCTTGGAGAAGCCAGACATATCTTATAGCCTTTTTTTAAAGCCAAATCCATTCCTTCAAACAGCATTTCTGTTTTCCCTGATCCAGCAACTGCCCATAAGAGCATATCTTGCTTTTTTTCTAAAGTTGCTATAACGGCTTCAGATGCTTTCTTCTGGCCATTTGATAATGTTCCATTCCATACTAAAAAAGATTTTTGGCTTTCAGGCAGACACATCGTTCTTTGAAAGAATAGTTGCTGACAAGCATTCATTCGTCCCATAACAATACAATTCCGACAATAAAGACAGGCTTCTTGACCACAATTCGCACAACTCATCTTGCCGAACAATGCTGGATTAATATTTCCACACCGAAAACACTTATTTTCAGAAACGGCTGCCACTTCTTCTAAACCCTCTGTGCTTTCAAGTTCGCTTTCTTGGTATAATCTGCCTGGAAAAACATTCATTACCACTCACCT
The nucleotide sequence above comes from Listeria ivanovii subsp. londoniensis. Encoded proteins:
- the prfB gene encoding peptide chain release factor 2 (programmed frameshift) encodes the protein MELAEIRNELEKTAQQIKDFRGSLDLDSMEVRIAELEDQMLDPNFWNDQQVAQKVINESNGYKETYQAFHALEEEQESMEISLELLKEEADEDLQAELEKDITAYMATINEFELKLMLSDPYDKNNAILELHPGAGGTESQDWGSMLLRMYQRWSEKKGFKVEMLDYQAGDEAGIKSVTLLVKGHNAYGYLKAEKGVHRLVRISPFDSSGRRHTSFVSVDVMPELDDDIEIEVRPDDLKIDTYRATGAGGQHINTTDSAVRMTHIPSGIVVTCQSERSQLKNRDQAMKMLKTKLYQKEQEEKERELAEIRGEQKEIGWGSQIRSYVFHPYSMVKDHRTNHETGNIQAVMDGDLDDFINAYLRSRIG
- the secA gene encoding preprotein translocase subunit SecA, whose translation is MAGLLKKIFESGKKDVKYLERKADEIIALADETAALSDEALREKTVEFKERVKKGETLDDLLVEAFAVAREGAKRALGLYPFKVQLMGGIVLHEGNIAEMKTGEGKTLTATLPVYLNALSGEGVHVVTVNEYLAHRDAEEMGVLYNFLGLSVGLNLNALSSAEKREAYACDITYSTNNELGFDYLRDNMVVYKEEMVQRPLAFAVIDEVDSILVDEARTPLIISGEAEKSTILYVRANTFARTLTEEEDYTVDVKTKSVQLTEEGMTKGENYFDVDNLFDLENTVILHHIAQALKANYTMSLDVDYVAQDDEVLIVDQFTGRIMKGRRFSEGLHQALEAKEGVTIQNESKTMATITFQNYFRMYKKLAGMTGTAKTEEEEFRDIYNMRVIEIPTNKVIIRDDRPDLIFTTIEAKFNAVVEDIAERNAKGQPVLVGTVAIETSELISSKLKRKGIKHEVLNAKQHEREADIIKHAGEKGAVVIATNMAGRGTDIKLGEGTIEVGGLAVIGTERHESRRIDNQLRGRAGRQGDPGVTQFYLSMEDELMRRFGSDNMKSMMERFGMAEDAIQSKMVSRAVESAQRRVEGNNFDSRKQVLQYDDVLRQQREVIYKQRYEVINAENSLREIIDQMIQRTVNFIVSSNASSREPEEDWNLQGIIDYVDANLLPEGAITLEDLQNRTSEDIQNLILDKVKAAYDEKETLLPPEEFNEFEKVVLLRVVDTKWVDHIDAMDHLRDGIHLRAYGQIDPLREYQSEGFEMFEAMVSSIDEDVARYIMKAEIRQNLEREQVAKGEAVNPAEGKPEAKRQPIRKDQHIGRNDPCPCGSGKKYKNCHGKEA
- the hpf gene encoding ribosome hibernation-promoting factor, HPF/YfiA family — translated: MLKYNIRGENIEVTEPIRDYVEKKIDKLERYFTETPDANVHVNLKVYSDKNAKVEVTIPLPNLVLRAEETSGDLYASIDLIVDKLERQIRKHKTKVNRKFRDKGAERDYFAYSDVNGSTPPEDNEGDFDLEIVRTKQFSLKPMDSEEAVLQMNLLGHSFYVYTDAETNGTNIVYSRKDGKYGLIETN
- a CDS encoding YitT family protein; the encoded protein is MVNKRKKTPLSPTMAKLIEYLYVIIGAALIALAFNVLLLPNHVASGGVSGISTIINYLTGWNPAFIQWAFNIPLFLAGLFFLGYQFGLKTFVGTMLLPFFVYLTQDLEPWTHEPLVAALFGGVLVGMGLGIVFRGKASTGGTDVAAQILHKYSHLTLGICVALIDGFVVISAMFVFDIESGLYALIGLFATSKTIDLVQVGLNQSKTVFIISENQEAIRQAILFKIDRGITRLSAKGGYTEDDKQILLCVIAQSEFSRLKEVIKEIDPEAFVVVMSASEVMGEGFTS
- a CDS encoding ComF family protein, encoding MNNCLLCLQPLKVDVGWHMKWLFETKPICCSKCFANFEPLEGPLCELCSKESVNKICLDCQYKSSFLDNNKSLYRYNDFAKAYMRRYKFQGDYVIGAIFHNELKRLLVQDDAIIVPIPVSAERKLERGFNQTTGMLKQAGIKYEELLDRNHSEKQSKKTKKERLEREQVFYLQKEGRYQQTKVILFDDIYTTGSTLNLAAQELKKVGVKQVTAVTIFR